GCCGGCGCGCCGTCAGGTCCTCACAGGGGCCGGACGGTGAGTATCTGCTGGGCGTGGCCGACCGGTCCGGTGGTGTCGTGCAGGACGGTGCTGGTGATGCCGTGGCCGGCTGGGCCGAAGGTGACCGTGGTGTCGAGTCCGGTCCAGTGGCCCTCGGGCTGCCGGTGCAGATGGACGGTCAGGTCCACGTTGGGGAACATCCAGGCGGTGGGCGACTCGCGTACGGCGATGCCGTTGGCCGTGTCCACGAGCGCGACGTAGGACGCGAGCGGGCTCGCGGTCTCCCCGGCGACGAGGTCGAGGCGGGAGGAGATCCAGGCGGTCGCGCGGCCCGGGGCGGGCGGGGCGACGGGGCGCACCTCCAGGGAGCGGACGTATCCGCCGGGCCAGAGGCCGGCCATCGGCCAGGGGGCGAGGTCCTCGGGCGGGGTGAGCGGGGCGGCGCCGCCTCCGGCGACGGCGCCGGTGTCCTGGGTGCCGAGGAGCCAGGCGCGGGCGCGTACGACGGGGCGGCCCGCGATGAGCACGACGGCTTCGAGGAGTTCGATGGTGCGACCGGGGCGGACGGCCTCGATCCGGATCTCGCACTCGTCGAGGGCGAGGCGGCCGAGGATGTCGTAGCTGATGCGGGCCACCGGCAGGGCCCCGCCCGGCCGGGAGGCCAGGTGCTGGTCGAGGGCGTGCACGACGAGGCCGCCGAGCGGGCTGAAGTGCTGCTCGCCGGGGTCCCACGCGCCGCCCGCGTGCGGGGTCGGCCTGTAGCGGTGCTCGTCGACGCGTTCGTAGTAACTGCCGGTGCTCAACGGGGTCTTTCCTCTCGGGCGGGCGGCGGGCGGTGTCCGGCCCGGCGGCCGGAAAGCGGTGTACCGGGTCCAGTATCCGGTCCGGCGGCGGGCGCCATTGGTATGGACATGACTAGACCACCGGTCTAGCCTCGAACTTGGTCTAGACCGCAGCGGGTTCCGTGGTCTCCGCTTTCCCCTGCCCTGCCGTACTCACTTTCGCCCCGCCCCGTCCGGCAGGCGCAACGGAGACCCCGTACCCGTACAGACATCCGGAACACAGGATCACGGGAGCGCACGATGCGTAGGAAAGTCACTTCGTTACTCCTCGGCCTCGGGCTGTTCGGCGGCGCGTTCGCCGCGACCGCCGGGAGCGCCCAGGGCCACGGCTACACCGATTCACCCGTCAGCCGCCAGCAGTTGTGCGGCAACGGCACCGTCCGCAACTGCGGGCAGATCCAGTGGGAGCCGCCGAGCGTGGAGGGCCCGAAGGGCTTCCCGACCCGGGGGCCCGCCGACGGCCAGATCTGCGCGGGCGGCAACGGCCGCTTCTCCGAGCTGGACGACCCGCGCGGCGGGAACTGGCCGGCGACCAGCCTCACCGCGGGCCAGAACCACACCTTCGTCTGGCGCATCTCGGCGCGCCACGCCACCACCGACTTCCGGTACTACATCACCAGGGACGGCTACGACCCGACGAAGCCGCTGACCCGGGCCGACCTGGACCCGCAGCCGTTCCTGACGGTGCCCTTCGGCGGCCGGCAGCCCGGTTCCACGGTGAGTCACTCGGGTGTGCTGCCGCGGAAGTCCGGCAAGCACCTGATCCTCGGTGTCTGGACCATCGCCGACACCGGAAACGCGTTCTACGCCTGCTCCGACGTGAAGTTCTGACAGGACGCGGAGCCGTGACGGGCACTCCCGGGCGCGCTGCCCGGACACACGGTCCCGATCCGGCGTCCTGATCCGGCGTCCTCACGTGACGTCCCCGATGTGGTCCGGCCCGGTACAGGGCGGGTACCGGGCCGGACCACACCTCCCCGCACCTCCCCCCGCGCTTCCCGTATCCCCGCAGAAGGGAACCACCCCCCATGTCCCGAAGAGAGGCACGGAGCGCCCGCAAGGGCCGTCTCCTGGCCGTCCTCCTGGCCGCCGCCGGTGCCGCCCAGGCCCTGCTCGGCACGGCGCCCGCCGCGTCCGCGAGCGCACCGGCCGCCTCCGCCCGCGCGGACGCGGCACCCGCGCGCACGGCGGGCACCCCGGCCGGCACCGCCGCGGCGGACACCTGCGCGCTGAAGTCCCGCCCGCAGGGCAAGGTGCTCCAGGGCTACTGGGAGAACTGGGACGGCGCCGCCAACGGTGTGCACCCGCCGTTCGGCTGGACGTCGATCGCCGACCCCCGTATCCCCCAGCACGGCTACAACGTGGTGAACGCGGCCTTCCCGGTCATCCTGTCCGACGGCACCGTGCTGTGGGAGGACGGCATGGACTCCACGGTGAAGGTGCCGACGCCGGCCGAGATGTGCCAGGCCAAGGCGTCCGGCCTCACCCTGCTGATGTCGATCGGCGGTGCGGCGGCCGGTATCGACCTCAGCTCCTCGGCGGTGGCCGACCGCTTCGTGGCGACCGTGGTGCCGATCCTCAAGAAGTACAACTTCGACGGGATCGACATCGACATCGAGACCGGCCTCGTCGGCAGCGGCAGCATCAGCCAGCTCTCCCCCTCGCAGTCCAACCTGATCCGGATCATCGACGGGGTGCTGGCCGCCATGCCGGCCGGGTTCGGGCTGACCATGGCGCCCGAGACGGCGTACGTCACCGGCGGCAGCATCGTCTACGGCTCCATCTGGGGCGCCTATCTGCCGGTCATCAAGAAGTACGCCGACAACGGCCGGCTGTGGTGGCTGAACATGCAGTACTACAACGGCAGCATGTACGGCTGCTCCGGTGACTCCTACGCGGCCGGCACCGTCCAGGGCTTCACCAAGCAGACCGACTGCCTGAACACCGGTCTCGTGATCCAGGGGACCACCATCAAGGTGCCGTACGACAAGCAGGTCCCGGGTCTGCCCGCCCAGGCGGGCGCCGGGGGCGGCTACATGTCGCCCTCGCTGGTGGCCCAGGCGTGGAACGGCCGCAGCGGGCTCAAGGGCCTGATGACCTGGTCGATCAACTGGGACGGGTCGCGCAACTGGACCTTCGGCGACAACGTCAGGGCGTTGCAGGGGCGTTGACGCCGCGCCTCCTCGCCGGTGTCCTCCCCTCCGCGGTTTCCCGCCACCGGCCTCCCGCCGGCGGCCCCTCGGCCCATGGGCCGAGGGCGTGGGACCACGAGGCGGCCGCCGGAGCCGGACGGACCGGCTCCGGCGGCCTCCGCTCACGGCCTCCCTCTCTCCGCCTTCCCCTCGCGGCCTTTCGCGCGCCGTCTTCCCCTCGCCGTCTTCTCCTCGCGGCCTTCCGCACGCCGTCTTCCCCTCGCGGCCTTCCGCGCGTCCGGCCCGTGCGTTTCCGGCCGGGCCCCGGTCCGGTGTCCCGCCGGGAAGCCCTCCCTCACCCGGCGCTGCGAACCCATCGGTCCGAGGTGCGATTATCCGTGGTTTCACCGGCGAATCCGCGTCAATGCCGGGCTAAGTCCCTGTCGTGGGGCGGAGGACGGCCGTAACGTCTTCGCCATGAGAAGCACGCCCGACGCCGCCACCGCCATCGCCACCGGTCGGCAGGACACCGGTGGCGCCGTCCGGCCGGCCACGGCCGCCGATCTGCCCTCGGTGGCCGCGCTCTGCGCCGCCCACGCGGCCTTCGAGCGGGCCGCGCCACCCGCCGCCGGTCTCGCCGTCCGGCTGGAGCACCACCTGTTCTCCCCCTCGCCACGCGCCTGGTGCCTGGTCGCGGAGGACGGAGGGGAACTGGTCGGGTACGCCACGTACGCGCTGGAGTTCTCGACCTGGTCGGGTGCCGAGTACATCCACCTGGACTGCCTGTTCGTCAGCGCACCGCACCGGGGTTCCGGCTGGGGCGGCAGGCTTTTCCGGGCGGTCCGGGAAGCGGCCGGGGCGGCCGGGGCGCCCCGGATGGAGTGGCAGACGCCGCACTGGAACGAGGACGCCATCCGGTTCTACGACCGCACCGGCGCCGTGAGCGGCCTCAAGGCCCGCTACACACTCGGGCCGGCCGCCCCCGGCGTTCCGGCCGGTCCCACGCTTCCCGGACGGCCGGGGAGCGATCAGGAAGGGAAGCGCGCACGACCATGATCACTGTCCACCTCAGATACGAGATCGACCCGGAGAAACTGGCGGACTTCGAGGAGTACGGCAGGCGCTGGGTCCGGCTCGTCGACCGCTTCGGCGGCAGCCACCACGGGTACTTCCTGCCGAGCGAGGGTGACAGCGACATCGCGTACGCCCTGTTCTCCTTCGAGAGCCTCGCCGCGTACGAGCGGTACCGCACCGACAGCGCGACAGACCCGGAATGCCAAGAAGCGTTCGAGCTCGCCCGTACCACCGGGTGCATCAGACGGTACGAACGGCGTTTCCTCAGGCCGCTGGACGGCGGGCGGTGACCGAGGGGCCGGACACGGGCGCACCGGCGAGCGGCGCCGATGGCGCTCCGGACGGGCGGACGGCCGCCGCCACCCCCGCGCGGGACGCTCCCGGGGCATAAGTAAGGTAAGCCTTACAGCGGCGGGCGGGCGTGGACCGGCCCCAGGCCGGCCACCGGCCGCCGCGCCCCTCAGGTACGGAGAACCCCTTGTCGAACGTCGTGCCCGCGCAGGCGGAAACCCTCGCACCCGCCCCCGCGCGGGACCCGCTGGCCGGGGCCGTGTTCCTGGAATCGGCCGGGCAGCTGCGGGAGATCCTGGGGGTTCCGTGGGACATCGTCATCGACAAGGTCCATGACGAGCTGACCGAGGCCGATCTCGGCCTGCTGGCGCGGGCGCCGTTCTGCGCGGTGTCCACCTCGGACGCCGACGGCAACTGCGACACCTCGCCGCGCGGCGGGGAGCCGGGCTTCACCAGGGTCCTGGACGCCCGGACCCTGGTCCTGCCCGATCTGCCGGGCAACCGGCGCGGCGACAGTTTCCACAACATCCTGGCCAACCCGCACGTCGGGCTGCTGTACCTGATACCCGGCGCGATGACGGTCCTGCGGATCAACGGCCGTGCCCGTGTCCTCACCGACGCGCCGTTCTTCGACGAGATGGCGGTCAAGGGCAGGCGCCCGCACCTCGCGCTGCTCGTGGAGATAGACGAGATCTATCTGCACTGCTCGGCGTCGTTGAAGCGGGCGGGTGTCTGGGCCCCGGAGACGTGGGAGAACGCCGCCGGGGCCTGAGGGACCGGCCGGGGAGGGGCACCCCGGAGCGGGCCCGGCCGTCCGGTCCCGCCGCCGGTCAGAACCCGCCGCCGCCGAAGTCGCCGCCCCCTCCGAAGCCTCCGCCGTCCCCGAATCCCCCGCCGTCGCCGAACCCGCCGCCCCCTCCGAAGCCGGAGGCGTCGAAGTCGGAGCCGGAGACGTCGCCGCCGCTCCAGTCGGCGCCGGAGCCGAAGTCACCGCCGCCGTACTCCGCCGCGTACACCGGGGTGGAGAGCATCGAGCCGAGCATGGTGCCGACCAGCAGGCCGGGCAGGAGGCCGCCGCCGAAGTAGCCGCCGGCCCAGGGGCCGTAGGCGGGGCCCGCCTCCCAGTAGGGGCGGCGGCTGCCGTCGCCGACGTCCACGGTGCGGCTCATGGGGGCCTCGCCCTCGCGCAGCCGGACCTCGTCCGCCGCGCAGACGGGCACCTCGCGGGCGGCGCCGCCCGCCGGTGTCCAGCGGACGTCGGCGACCGAGGGGCCGTGGCGCGGGTCGAAGAAGCAGGGCGGACGGCGGGCGGGCAGTTCGCGGTGCGCGCGCCGGGCGTCCAGGACGGCGAGCGAGAAGCGGCCGTCCTCCAGGGCCTTGGTGACCCCGCGTACGTCGGCGGGGTGCCGGGCGGCGCCCATCTTGGACTTGGCGTCCTCGTAGGCGTCGAGGGCCCGTTCGTAGTCGGCGCGCATCGCGTCGTCGGCACCCGGTTCCGCAGGGTGGAAGTCGAGGCGGTCCAGGGTCTCGCCGTAGGCGGTGATGTCCTCGTCCACGACGACCCGGAGCTTGTCCAGAGCGGCCTGTTCCTCCTCCTCGCGGCGCTTCCGGCTCCGGCGGGCGGCCGTGAGGGCGGCGGCTCCGCCGACGGCGGCGACCCCGCCCAGCACGATCAGCCCGGTCACCGGGGCGCCGCCCGTGCCCGCGCCGTCCGCGCCGGGGGACCAGGAGGTGGGGGCGCTGCCCCGGGCCTGGGTGAGGGCGCTGTCGACGAAGGCGTCGAGCTGGGTGGCGGCGTCGGCGGAGGTACCGGGGGCCTTGACCGCGGTGGTGAGGTTGTCGACCGCGCGGACCGGCATGACCTGCGGGTCCGCTCCGGCGTCGAAGCCGTCGCCGAGGCGGACGGCGTAGACGCCGGTGATACCGGTGTCGGTGCGCAGGTTCTGGAGGAGGCCGTCCGGCGGGTACGCGGAGGTCTCGGGGAGCACGGCCACGAAGACCGGTTTGTCGGCTTCCTCGATCTTGGCCTCCAGGGCGCTCTCCTGTGCTCTGGAGAGCTGGTCCCTGGCCCCCGGGTCCACGAAGACGGGGTCCTCGCGCAGGGCGCGGGCCGCTTCGGCGATCGTGGCGGGGGCGGCCGGTGCGGCCGGTGCGGCCGGTGTCATCGCCAGCACAGCCGCTGTGAGAATCAGCAGCAGGCCGGCCCACAGGGGTGCGAACAGCCTCTTCCGCATACTTCGACGGTAACCCGGACGGGTGACATATGCGTCATCCGTCCGGGTCCGTTCCTGTTTCCCTCCGAGGCGGCGGCGGACAGGAGGGGCAGGGGGCGGGCGGGTCAGCCGGTGCGGGCGTCCCGGGTGAGGCGGATGGTGTCGCGGTACCACTTGGCGCTGTCCTTGAGCGTCCGTTCCTGCGTGTCGTAGTCGACGCGGACGATGCCGAACCGCTTGTCGTAGCCGTAGGCCCACTCGAAGTTGTCCATCAGCGACCAGGCGAAGTAGCCCCGGACGTCGGCGCCCCCGGCGCGGGCGGCGGCGACGGCCGCGATGTGGTCGGCGAGGTAGGCGGTGCGGCCGGCGTCGGGGACCGAGCCGTCGGCGGCGACGGTGTCGTCGAAGGCGGCCCCGTTCTCGGTGACGACGGTCGGCAGCGCGTAGTCCCGCTGGAGCCGCACCAGCAGGCGGGTGAGTTCGCCGGGGGTGATCTCCCAGTCCATGGCGGTACGGGGCAGGTCGCGTTCCACCACGCGGACGGCGGGGAGTCCGTCGGCGTCGGTGGGCGAGCCGTCCTCGGTGACCCCGGAGAACAGCGCGCCCCGGTAGAAGTTGACGCCGAGGACGTCGAGTGGGGTGGCGATGGCCTCCAGGTCGCCGTCCTGGACGGGCAGTCCGATGCCCTGGGCCGCCAGGTCGGCGAGGGTGTCCTCGGGGTAGCGGCCGTGGACGACCGGGTCGAGGTAGAGGCGGGTGCCCATGCCGTCGGCGCGGCGGCACGCCTCGCGGTCCGCCGCGCTGTCCGTCTCCGGGGTGGCGGTGCCGAGGTTGAGGGTGATGCCGAGTTCCAGCGGGTTGCCGTGGGCCAGGGCGGCCCGGCGTATCCGCCGGGCGGCGAGCCCGTGGCCGAGGAGGAGGTGGTGGACGGCGGCCATGGCGTCGCCGAGGTCGGTGCGGCCGGGGGCGTGCGCTCCGTGGGCGTAGCCGAGCATCGCCGAGCACCAGGGCTCGTTGAGCGTGGTCCAGTGCTCGACCCGGTCGCCGAGGGCCTCGTACGCGAGCATCGCGTAGTCGGCGAAGCGCAGGGCGGTGTCGCGGACCGGCCAGCCCCCGGCGTCCTCCAGTTCCTGGGGCAGGTCCCAGTGGTAGAGGGTGATCCAGGGGGTGACCCCCTTGTCCTGGAGTTCGTCGACGAGCCGCTTGTAGAAGTCGAGGCCCTTGGGGTTGGCGGGGCCGCGGCCGCCGGGCTGGATGCGCGGCCAGGCGAGCGAGAAGCGGTAGGTGTCGACGCCGAGGCCGGCGATCAGCTCCACGTCCTGGGGCATCCGGTGGTAGTGGTCGCAGGCCACGTCGCCGTGCTCGCCGTTGTGCACGGCGCCCGGGACCCGGCAGAAGGTGTCCCAGATGGACGGGGTCCTGCCGTCCTCCCGGGCGGCTCCCTCGATCTGGTACGAGGAGGTGGCGACACCCCAGCGGAAACCGGCGGGGAGCCCCTGGACGGCGGCGGGGCGGAGGCTGCTGCGGGGCGTGGCGAAGTTCATGACACTCCAGGGGCGGGAGGGGTGGGGACGGCGGGCCGGGTGTGCAGCCAGCAGGCGACCTCGCGGCCCCGGCCTTCCTCGGGCGCGGTGAGGGCCGGGACCTGTGCCGCGCACGGTCCGAACGCCTTGGCGCAGCGCGGGTGGAAGGCGCAGCCGGCGGGCATCGCGGACAGGTGCGGGGGCGAGCCGGGGATGCCGGTGAGCTCCCGGCGCGGGCCGTGCAGCGCCGGGAAGGAGCGCAGCAGGCCGTCGCTGTAGGGGTGGCGGGGGTCGCGGTAGATCTCGGCGGCGCCCGCCTGTTCCACGATCCGGCCGCCGTACATGATCGCGATCCGGTCGGAGAACTCGACCAGCAGGGAGATGTCATGGGTGATGAACACGACGGAGAAGGACAGCTCCTCCCTCAGTTCGGCCAGCTTGCGCAGGATCTGGCGCTGCATCACGACGTCGAGGGCGGTGGTGGGTTCGTCCATGATGACGATCTCGGGTTCCAGGGCGAGCGCCATCGCGATCATCACGCGCTGGCGCATGCCTCCGGAGAGCTGGTGCGGGTAGGCGGCG
This DNA window, taken from Streptomyces nitrosporeus, encodes the following:
- a CDS encoding thioesterase family protein, which translates into the protein MSTGSYYERVDEHRYRPTPHAGGAWDPGEQHFSPLGGLVVHALDQHLASRPGGALPVARISYDILGRLALDECEIRIEAVRPGRTIELLEAVVLIAGRPVVRARAWLLGTQDTGAVAGGGAAPLTPPEDLAPWPMAGLWPGGYVRSLEVRPVAPPAPGRATAWISSRLDLVAGETASPLASYVALVDTANGIAVRESPTAWMFPNVDLTVHLHRQPEGHWTGLDTTVTFGPAGHGITSTVLHDTTGPVGHAQQILTVRPL
- a CDS encoding lytic polysaccharide monooxygenase auxiliary activity family 9 protein — its product is MRRKVTSLLLGLGLFGGAFAATAGSAQGHGYTDSPVSRQQLCGNGTVRNCGQIQWEPPSVEGPKGFPTRGPADGQICAGGNGRFSELDDPRGGNWPATSLTAGQNHTFVWRISARHATTDFRYYITRDGYDPTKPLTRADLDPQPFLTVPFGGRQPGSTVSHSGVLPRKSGKHLILGVWTIADTGNAFYACSDVKF
- a CDS encoding chitinase, which gives rise to MSRREARSARKGRLLAVLLAAAGAAQALLGTAPAASASAPAASARADAAPARTAGTPAGTAAADTCALKSRPQGKVLQGYWENWDGAANGVHPPFGWTSIADPRIPQHGYNVVNAAFPVILSDGTVLWEDGMDSTVKVPTPAEMCQAKASGLTLLMSIGGAAAGIDLSSSAVADRFVATVVPILKKYNFDGIDIDIETGLVGSGSISQLSPSQSNLIRIIDGVLAAMPAGFGLTMAPETAYVTGGSIVYGSIWGAYLPVIKKYADNGRLWWLNMQYYNGSMYGCSGDSYAAGTVQGFTKQTDCLNTGLVIQGTTIKVPYDKQVPGLPAQAGAGGGYMSPSLVAQAWNGRSGLKGLMTWSINWDGSRNWTFGDNVRALQGR
- a CDS encoding GNAT family N-acetyltransferase, whose translation is MRSTPDAATAIATGRQDTGGAVRPATAADLPSVAALCAAHAAFERAAPPAAGLAVRLEHHLFSPSPRAWCLVAEDGGELVGYATYALEFSTWSGAEYIHLDCLFVSAPHRGSGWGGRLFRAVREAAGAAGAPRMEWQTPHWNEDAIRFYDRTGAVSGLKARYTLGPAAPGVPAGPTLPGRPGSDQEGKRARP
- a CDS encoding NIPSNAP family protein, which encodes MITVHLRYEIDPEKLADFEEYGRRWVRLVDRFGGSHHGYFLPSEGDSDIAYALFSFESLAAYERYRTDSATDPECQEAFELARTTGCIRRYERRFLRPLDGGR
- a CDS encoding MSMEG_1061 family FMN-dependent PPOX-type flavoprotein, translated to MSNVVPAQAETLAPAPARDPLAGAVFLESAGQLREILGVPWDIVIDKVHDELTEADLGLLARAPFCAVSTSDADGNCDTSPRGGEPGFTRVLDARTLVLPDLPGNRRGDSFHNILANPHVGLLYLIPGAMTVLRINGRARVLTDAPFFDEMAVKGRRPHLALLVEIDEIYLHCSASLKRAGVWAPETWENAAGA
- a CDS encoding GH1 family beta-glucosidase; amino-acid sequence: MNFATPRSSLRPAAVQGLPAGFRWGVATSSYQIEGAAREDGRTPSIWDTFCRVPGAVHNGEHGDVACDHYHRMPQDVELIAGLGVDTYRFSLAWPRIQPGGRGPANPKGLDFYKRLVDELQDKGVTPWITLYHWDLPQELEDAGGWPVRDTALRFADYAMLAYEALGDRVEHWTTLNEPWCSAMLGYAHGAHAPGRTDLGDAMAAVHHLLLGHGLAARRIRRAALAHGNPLELGITLNLGTATPETDSAADREACRRADGMGTRLYLDPVVHGRYPEDTLADLAAQGIGLPVQDGDLEAIATPLDVLGVNFYRGALFSGVTEDGSPTDADGLPAVRVVERDLPRTAMDWEITPGELTRLLVRLQRDYALPTVVTENGAAFDDTVAADGSVPDAGRTAYLADHIAAVAAARAGGADVRGYFAWSLMDNFEWAYGYDKRFGIVRVDYDTQERTLKDSAKWYRDTIRLTRDARTG
- a CDS encoding ABC transporter ATP-binding protein, coding for MTAEPILTISGLNVDYGTGASGVRALRDIDLTLHRGEVLGLAGESGSGKSTLAYAVTRLLPPPGVITGGDVHYHRPGGGSVDLLAMTPRELRAFRWQELSLVFQGAMNSLNPVHTVHSQLTDVLTAHRPGMRAAERTARAAELLNLVGISADRLAAYPHQLSGGMRQRVMIAMALALEPEIVIMDEPTTALDVVMQRQILRKLAELREELSFSVVFITHDISLLVEFSDRIAIMYGGRIVEQAGAAEIYRDPRHPYSDGLLRSFPALHGPRRELTGIPGSPPHLSAMPAGCAFHPRCAKAFGPCAAQVPALTAPEEGRGREVACWLHTRPAVPTPPAPGVS